Proteins encoded by one window of Myxococcales bacterium:
- a CDS encoding OmpA family protein, with translation MTVDFPLRSATVPEAQLAELKSLAESVERRYLLVRVQGHADPSEGTVGLGIARANSVIEVLVRNGVKARRLIPVDRGAVVDAGSNQDEGSGGPRVTFKVVVRECE, from the coding sequence ATGACAGTTGACTTTCCGCTTCGCTCGGCGACGGTTCCCGAGGCGCAGCTCGCAGAGCTCAAGAGCCTGGCCGAGTCGGTTGAGCGACGCTACCTCCTGGTGCGCGTCCAGGGCCACGCCGACCCTTCCGAGGGGACGGTGGGCCTGGGAATCGCGCGAGCGAACAGTGTGATCGAGGTCCTGGTCCGGAATGGGGTGAAGGCCAGGCGGCTGATCCCTGTCGATCGCGGCGCCGTGGTCGATGCCGGGAGCAACCAGGATGAAGGAAGCGGGGGTCCGCGAGTGACCTTCAAGGTCGTCGTTCGCGAGTGTGAGTAG
- a CDS encoding response regulator transcription factor, with amino-acid sequence MFDCELILLDVNLGRENGIAVCRRFRELGYSGGIIMVSGLGESQVKARALDAGADDYVTKPATGDELRARLRSVLRRVQPAAAASRASGLRLGMVLATLNSASDRRMLRKLVAAAGVPVKRAELKAIVLENPEASDKALEKRIERLRDVVEPLGVRIETVAGIGYSCPTRFD; translated from the coding sequence TTGTTTGACTGCGAGCTGATCCTCCTGGACGTGAATCTTGGCCGGGAAAACGGGATCGCCGTCTGCCGGCGCTTTCGTGAGCTGGGTTATTCCGGCGGGATCATCATGGTGAGCGGGTTGGGTGAGTCTCAGGTCAAGGCGCGTGCGCTCGACGCCGGTGCCGACGACTACGTCACGAAGCCGGCGACCGGGGACGAGCTTCGTGCGCGGTTGCGATCGGTGCTCCGGCGCGTTCAGCCGGCGGCCGCCGCGAGTCGCGCCAGTGGATTGCGTCTGGGGATGGTGCTCGCGACCCTGAATTCCGCGAGTGATCGCCGAATGTTGAGGAAGCTGGTCGCCGCGGCAGGAGTACCGGTAAAGCGCGCCGAGCTGAAGGCCATCGTGCTCGAGAATCCGGAGGCCAGCGACAAGGCGCTGGAGAAACGCATCGAACGGTTGCGCGACGTCGTCGAGCCGCTCGGCGTGCGCATCGAGACAGTTGCCGGCATCGGGTACAGCTGCCCGACTCGCTTCGACTGA
- a CDS encoding S8 family serine peptidase, with the protein MACSTSPNRDPAQSQTASAFEATETDGVQLVGNGAAVSRQAPSEAIFTSEQHDYAAAKAAWEAAAPKLPATAPNDFVLQELSKKADSELVAVAITLDESPIDWAAFHSANANDAARAIFIAGREKQLEPLQKPLIEWLAANGATSVEKRWLVNQVHAVVSVAVAKAVLKHPDVSELHLSTKWQNHAEWTGRNVRLGTLMSTMNLGGYTGAAGSRSGGPIRIGIYDPNIINPSHVGWNAAGGGTRLMMVRDCKVSGCPITTTSNPNGDAHGTIVTAAASGSIESGQDSVYPGTNTQAQQDRSGSLRDARIYFYWGGDNQAFVRAIERAVSDGVDVFNYSGGGEGSTICNRFANPDGVNGLLASALASGMLSSFSVGNDPPTMGCRVTWPAFRTETLGVSGLKSIDDSLDYRALPMLDGASRGGLPIRTWTGLLTSTWGVDLVTPGNIRLLYRQPFSSGYLAYYQYEIGGTSIAAPVAAGAAGSLRQYLGASTPAQAILVNMLMLADGWDADTGQINTDYMSTRSGAGRLRMHSSYDLTGPWGWGWRQVTVYNGQTVKWTVGDAGPESSWVRQWKWATFWHEPNLDSVADIDFKVVNTCPAGGGPPEVIAWDNSYNLRSHFVFTQSIISGRCLEMQAIGYNVPSGGRVVWSADYYHSGDPLLH; encoded by the coding sequence GTGGCTTGTTCGACATCCCCCAATCGGGATCCCGCACAGTCCCAGACAGCGTCTGCGTTCGAGGCTACCGAGACGGACGGCGTTCAACTCGTCGGGAACGGAGCTGCCGTTTCCAGGCAGGCGCCGTCAGAGGCAATCTTCACGTCCGAGCAACACGACTACGCGGCCGCGAAGGCGGCGTGGGAGGCTGCCGCGCCGAAGCTCCCAGCGACAGCCCCAAACGACTTCGTCCTGCAGGAACTGTCGAAGAAGGCGGACAGCGAGCTCGTCGCCGTGGCAATCACGCTCGATGAGTCTCCGATCGACTGGGCCGCCTTCCACTCCGCCAACGCCAACGACGCAGCGCGGGCGATTTTCATCGCAGGCCGCGAAAAACAACTCGAACCCCTGCAGAAACCGTTGATCGAGTGGCTGGCGGCGAACGGGGCGACCAGCGTTGAGAAGCGGTGGCTCGTGAATCAGGTCCATGCAGTAGTTTCCGTCGCCGTCGCGAAAGCGGTCCTGAAGCACCCCGATGTCTCGGAACTCCACTTGTCGACGAAGTGGCAGAACCACGCTGAATGGACGGGCAGGAATGTCCGGTTGGGCACGCTGATGAGCACCATGAACCTTGGGGGGTACACCGGCGCCGCCGGAAGCCGAAGCGGTGGGCCGATCCGCATCGGAATCTACGATCCGAACATTATCAATCCGAGCCACGTTGGATGGAACGCGGCGGGCGGCGGAACCCGCCTGATGATGGTCCGCGACTGCAAGGTCAGCGGCTGCCCCATCACCACGACATCGAACCCCAACGGCGACGCGCACGGTACAATCGTTACGGCGGCGGCCTCGGGGAGTATCGAGAGCGGGCAGGATTCTGTCTACCCGGGTACGAACACGCAGGCGCAGCAGGACCGGAGCGGGTCGCTGCGGGACGCACGCATCTATTTCTACTGGGGCGGCGATAATCAAGCGTTCGTGCGCGCTATCGAGCGCGCAGTCTCGGATGGCGTTGACGTGTTCAACTACTCCGGGGGCGGCGAGGGAAGCACAATATGCAACCGCTTCGCCAATCCCGACGGTGTGAATGGGCTACTCGCGTCGGCGCTGGCATCCGGAATGCTTTCGAGTTTCTCGGTCGGCAACGACCCGCCAACGATGGGCTGTCGGGTGACTTGGCCAGCTTTTCGGACCGAGACCCTCGGAGTGAGCGGGCTCAAGTCGATCGACGATTCGCTGGACTACCGCGCCCTTCCGATGTTGGACGGAGCATCACGCGGCGGGCTGCCCATTCGGACTTGGACTGGCCTCTTGACGAGCACATGGGGTGTCGATCTGGTTACCCCGGGAAACATCCGTCTTCTCTACCGCCAGCCGTTCTCCTCCGGATATCTCGCATACTACCAGTACGAAATTGGGGGAACCTCCATCGCCGCCCCGGTGGCGGCCGGTGCTGCGGGAAGCCTGCGTCAGTACCTTGGCGCATCGACGCCAGCTCAAGCCATTCTTGTCAACATGCTGATGCTCGCAGACGGTTGGGACGCAGACACAGGACAGATCAATACTGACTACATGTCGACGCGTTCGGGCGCAGGCCGATTGAGAATGCACTCGTCGTATGATCTGACAGGCCCGTGGGGTTGGGGTTGGAGGCAGGTCACCGTGTACAACGGGCAGACCGTCAAGTGGACGGTCGGCGACGCGGGTCCCGAGAGCAGCTGGGTCCGGCAGTGGAAGTGGGCCACTTTCTGGCACGAACCGAACCTCGACAGCGTCGCAGATATCGATTTCAAGGTCGTCAACACCTGCCCCGCGGGCGGCGGACCTCCCGAGGTCATCGCGTGGGATAACTCATACAACCTGAGGTCGCATTTTGTGTTCACCCAATCGATTATCAGCGGGCGTTGTCTCGAGATGCAAGCGATCGGATACAACGTGCCGTCTGGCGGTCGGGTCGTCTGGAGCGCGGACTACTACCATAGCGGTGATCCGCTCCTTCATTGA
- a CDS encoding IS3 family transposase (programmed frameshift), with protein sequence MGRRSKFSPEVRERAVGLVLETAGKHESEWAAISSVASKIGCTPETLRKWVRRVEVDAGKRPGLTTAERDRLNELERENRELKRANEILRKASALFCPGGARPPTEVMVNFIEDNKEAYGVEPICRVLPIAPSMFHEHEARRRDPERRPARAKRDDVLCAEIQRVEEEAYDGAYGAEKVWRQLHREGRTVARCTVERLMRRMGLSGVRRGRAFKVTTITDESTARPSDLVQREFHATAPNQLWVADITYVATWGGFAYVAFVIDVFSRFIVGWRVSRSLRSDLALDALEQALYARPHDDGLVHHSDRGVQYLCIRYTERLAEAGIEASVGSVGDSYDNALAESVNGLYKAEVIHRKGPWRNVEAVELATLEWVDWFNNRRLFGPIGHVPPAEFESAYYRNQESPAMVVGFM encoded by the exons ATGGGACGACGGAGCAAGTTCTCACCGGAGGTCCGGGAGCGCGCGGTCGGGTTGGTCTTGGAAACCGCCGGCAAGCACGAGTCGGAGTGGGCGGCGATCAGCTCGGTGGCGAGCAAGATAGGCTGCACGCCGGAGACGCTGCGCAAGTGGGTGCGCCGTGTCGAGGTTGATGCGGGCAAGCGGCCAGGGCTGACTACAGCCGAACGCGACCGCCTCAACGAGCTGGAGCGGGAGAACCGCGAGCTGAAGCGGGCGAACGAGATCCTTCGGAAGGCGTCAGCGT TATTTTGCCCAGGCGGAGCTCGACCGCCGACCGAGGTGATGGTGAACTTCATCGAAGACAACAAGGAGGCCTACGGGGTCGAGCCGATCTGCAGGGTGCTGCCGATCGCCCCGTCGATGTTCCACGAGCACGAAGCTCGACGCCGAGACCCGGAACGACGTCCTGCGCGTGCCAAGCGCGATGACGTTCTGTGCGCTGAAATCCAGCGCGTGGAAGAAGAAGCGTACGACGGTGCCTACGGCGCCGAAAAGGTCTGGCGACAGCTTCACCGCGAAGGCAGGACCGTAGCTCGCTGCACAGTCGAGCGATTGATGCGCCGGATGGGCCTCAGCGGGGTCAGACGGGGCCGTGCCTTCAAGGTCACGACTATCACCGACGAGTCGACTGCTCGGCCATCGGACCTCGTCCAGCGCGAGTTCCATGCGACGGCACCAAACCAGCTCTGGGTCGCGGACATCACGTACGTCGCGACCTGGGGTGGGTTCGCGTACGTCGCCTTCGTCATCGACGTGTTCTCGCGCTTCATCGTGGGCTGGCGCGTCTCGCGCTCCTTGCGCAGCGACCTGGCCCTCGATGCGTTGGAGCAGGCATTGTACGCCAGGCCGCACGACGACGGCCTGGTGCATCACAGCGACCGAGGCGTGCAGTACCTCTGCATTCGGTACACCGAGCGACTCGCGGAAGCCGGAATCGAAGCGTCGGTCGGCAGCGTCGGCGACTCCTACGACAACGCGCTCGCCGAGTCGGTCAACGGGCTCTACAAGGCGGAGGTCATTCACCGCAAAGGTCCGTGGCGCAACGTGGAGGCGGTCGAGCTCGCTACGCTCGAGTGGGTGGATTGGTTCAATAACCGTCGCCTCTTCGGGCCTATCGGACACGTGCCCCCAGCTGAATTCGAGTCGGCGTACTATCGCAATCAGGAGAGCCCAGCCATGGTGGTTGGATTCATGTAA
- a CDS encoding transposase domain-containing protein, with protein MHRKNSLFYRTERGAHVGDVFMSLIHTAELCGANPFDYLRALMAHPKEVAADPAEWLPWNYQRPVAEAA; from the coding sequence ATGCATCGCAAAAACTCGCTCTTCTATCGCACCGAGCGCGGCGCTCACGTCGGCGACGTGTTCATGAGCCTCATCCACACGGCCGAGCTGTGCGGCGCCAATCCGTTCGACTACCTCCGCGCGCTGATGGCGCACCCGAAAGAGGTCGCAGCCGATCCCGCCGAGTGGCTCCCTTGGAACTACCAGCGGCCCGTCGCGGAAGCCGCGTAG
- a CDS encoding transposase, whose translation MVSHERRRVLHFNVTSSPSAQWTAQQVVQAFPFDTAPRFLLRDRDSIYGAFLRKRIGDLGIEEVLTAYRSPWQNPYCERWIGTVRRDCLDHVVIWNEAHLRRTLHEFLSYYHADRTHQGLANDCPKSRPVEPRSMGHVVELPRVGGLHHRYARLAA comes from the coding sequence ATCGTTTCGCACGAGCGCAGGCGTGTCCTGCACTTCAACGTCACCTCGAGCCCGTCGGCGCAGTGGACTGCCCAACAGGTGGTCCAGGCCTTTCCGTTCGACACCGCCCCGAGGTTCCTGCTCCGCGACCGCGACAGCATCTACGGCGCGTTCCTCCGCAAGCGCATCGGCGACCTGGGAATCGAGGAGGTGCTCACGGCCTACCGCTCGCCGTGGCAAAATCCATATTGCGAGCGCTGGATCGGGACGGTTCGTCGCGATTGTCTCGACCACGTGGTCATCTGGAACGAGGCCCATCTGCGACGGACGCTCCATGAATTTCTCAGCTACTACCACGCGGATCGGACGCACCAGGGACTCGCCAACGACTGCCCGAAGTCGCGTCCCGTCGAGCCCCGCTCGATGGGTCACGTCGTCGAGTTGCCGAGGGTCGGTGGACTGCATCACCGATACGCAAGGCTCGCGGCGTGA
- a CDS encoding tyrosine-type recombinase/integrase yields the protein MPATPACDFDDFTHAERGGDSAFASGDRHSWHRRPSAAVIEATSSQARSDASPLRAQRAPSAGRRGLGATSAGARCRVRRGPAPRLLKSEKLPEERRVRYLLAFTSGMRDGELAGLTWTDLDDSTVRVAKQVSTRARTPTRPKTRYAHRVLPLHPLTAEALKTWKATGWVLLVGRKPQPTDPVFPDQHGHPHRPRSAELLREDLEAAGCPTKYAGEYPIDFHATRRSFASWLEANEVPGDIVDRLLGQAGKSVRKRHYSATDLEVMRKAIETIRLDLQPHFQTVAFAACLAAPVQQAVRDSATISWSQLRDSSSRPTVYERVEGSGHERLEECQRVPRGETVEDRGCPVLAADVTPVGGASNGLAATRDAACAAWVRSKIEDAVRLLDNGDVAGARALLGEFIRSS from the coding sequence GTGCCCGCGACGCCCGCCTGCGATTTCGACGACTTCACCCACGCCGAGAGGGGTGGCGACAGCGCCTTCGCCAGTGGCGATCGCCACTCGTGGCACCGGCGCCCATCCGCCGCCGTCATCGAAGCGACGTCGTCACAGGCGCGGAGCGACGCGTCCCCTTTACGCGCGCAGCGCGCGCCATCGGCGGGGCGCCGTGGTCTTGGCGCGACGTCAGCCGGCGCGCGCTGCCGCGTCAGGAGGGGACCGGCGCCGCGGCTGCTGAAATCCGAGAAACTCCCCGAGGAGCGCCGCGTTCGCTACCTGCTCGCTTTCACCAGCGGCATGCGCGACGGCGAGCTCGCCGGGCTCACCTGGACCGACCTCGACGACTCGACCGTCCGCGTCGCCAAGCAAGTCTCGACGCGCGCGCGCACGCCGACCCGCCCAAAGACCAGGTACGCGCACCGCGTGCTCCCTCTGCACCCGCTCACCGCCGAGGCATTGAAGACCTGGAAGGCCACCGGTTGGGTCCTGCTCGTCGGCCGCAAGCCGCAACCCACCGACCCGGTCTTCCCCGACCAGCACGGGCACCCGCACCGCCCCCGAAGCGCCGAGCTCCTCCGGGAAGACCTCGAAGCCGCCGGCTGCCCCACCAAGTACGCCGGCGAGTACCCGATCGACTTCCACGCCACCCGGCGGAGCTTCGCGAGCTGGCTCGAGGCGAACGAAGTCCCCGGCGACATCGTCGATCGCCTCCTCGGCCAGGCCGGCAAGAGCGTCCGGAAGCGGCACTACAGCGCGACCGACCTGGAGGTCATGCGGAAGGCGATCGAAACTATTCGGCTCGACCTCCAGCCCCACTTCCAAACCGTTGCGTTTGCTGCATGTCTTGCTGCACCCGTGCAGCAAGCCGTCCGCGATTCCGCAACGATCTCCTGGAGCCAGCTCCGAGACTCGAGCTCGAGACCTACGGTTTACGAAAGGGTGGAGGGATCGGGACACGAGCGGCTGGAAGAGTGTCAACGAGTGCCACGGGGAGAAACGGTGGAGGATCGCGGGTGTCCGGTGCTGGCCGCTGACGTCACTCCGGTGGGTGGCGCGAGCAACGGTTTGGCGGCGACGCGGGATGCTGCATGTGCAGCATGGGTGCGCAGCAAGATCGAGGACGCGGTGAGGTTGCTCGACAATGGTGATGTCGCTGGCGCGCGAGCTCTGCTCGGGGAGTTCATTCGATCGTCGTAG
- a CDS encoding transposase zinc-binding domain-containing protein, producing MSGTPTYARRRPEATALHQVVRDNLLTLYAAAEDGFASPLPSFVREELEGFIDCGVLARGFAVLACPDCREQKVVAWSCKGRVGRHQRGLRAQAEQHADRAASRSTSHDFPRDYPGDQPSDGATDDGALGLVPGALGLAIHGHDALELLPPPVQRELRDVVLPARLAQLGIAHPGHQALGGERARALVIVGREVARNHGQRESDWHALGDLRRHPAEAHDHQQLRELILGRRCRLRGLGLGRLLLLRRRRFIRLGVRHLWLGRGRRSGRRRELRIRIAQQRANARRAVARALGQPPDRLIQRAVASILQRLLSCLPSRRFAPRSPP from the coding sequence GTGTCCGGCACGCCGACGTACGCACGCCGCCGCCCGGAGGCGACCGCGCTCCACCAGGTCGTGCGCGACAATCTCCTCACGCTCTACGCTGCGGCGGAGGACGGCTTCGCCTCGCCGCTGCCCAGCTTCGTGAGGGAAGAACTAGAAGGTTTCATCGACTGCGGCGTGCTCGCGCGTGGATTCGCCGTGCTCGCGTGCCCTGACTGCCGCGAGCAGAAGGTCGTTGCCTGGTCCTGCAAGGGTCGTGTCGGCCGCCACCAGCGTGGCCTGCGTGCCCAGGCTGAGCAGCATGCCGACCGCGCCGCCTCCCGATCCACGTCGCACGACTTCCCCCGCGACTACCCTGGAGATCAGCCGAGTGATGGCGCTACCGACGACGGCGCCCTTGGCCTCGTCCCAGGCGCGCTGGGCCTCGCGATCCACGGCCACGATGCCCTCGAGCTTCTGCCACCTCCCGTCCAGCGCGAACTCCGGGATGTCGTATTGCCCGCGCGCCTTGCCCAGCTCGGGATAGCTCACCCAGGTCACCAGGCCCTGGGCGGCGAGCGCGCTCGCGCGTTGGTGATCGTGGGGCGCGAGGTCGCCCGAAACCATGGTCAGCGCGAGTCCGATTGGCACGCGCTTGGCGACCTTCGCCGGCACCCGGCCGAAGCTCACGATCACCAACAGCTCCGCGAGCTCATCCTTGGACGGCGGTGCAGGCTTCGGGGGCTCGGCCTCGGGCGGCTCCTTCTTCTCCGAAGGCGCCGCTTCATCAGGCTGGGCGTCCGGCACCTTTGGCTTGGGCGCGGGCGCCGGAGCGGGAGGCGGCGCGAGCTTCGGATCCGCATCGCCCAACAGCGCGCGAATGCGCGGCGAGCGGTAGCTCGCGCTCTCGGCCAGCCGCCGGATCGGCTCATCCAGCGAGCGGTAGCGTCCATACTTCAGCGCCTCTTGTCCTGCCTCCCCTCGCGTCGCTTCGCTCCGCGGTCCCCTCCTTAG
- a CDS encoding transposase produces the protein MQRVNSDLRLSPHLHSLFLDGVFTEDEGGELVFHPLPFLTNDDVGGILQIVRARVLALLRRKGVIEDDAVARDAKLADSEPALAALAAASVTGTLPAGPALRRRDPIQLRCEAELHTKALCATEGGFSLHAATTARAGDAAGREALCAPSGITKRVKYILRPPIANERVQLLGDDLVRLVLKRPFSDGTFALDLDPLALLVRLATTVPPPGFHTVRYAGVLAAASKWESPSRSPSAVAGTLGACRRRPELHDELRDLQPEGEGQAGHPSFGISPLAELLMRAFKIDVERCDNCGGRMKLRHLVMATASIERYLAWLGEPSDPPRLAPARGPPYFKHPAIRRRLARPWRACSGGAVRRALTRARGRRPPSTAPTRGPAPELRFERSTQRPLGPSTTPAGAFLATTSPSLAPRCLRAPSIEGASELAHRRAKKQCFFVLPTKRAFASTATHTRERRP, from the coding sequence GTGCAACGCGTCAACTCGGACTTGCGACTCAGCCCGCACCTGCACTCCCTGTTTCTCGACGGAGTGTTCACCGAAGACGAAGGCGGCGAGCTCGTCTTCCATCCGCTGCCCTTCCTCACCAACGACGACGTCGGTGGCATTCTCCAGATCGTGCGTGCGCGCGTCCTCGCGCTCTTGCGGCGCAAGGGCGTGATCGAGGACGACGCAGTCGCCCGCGACGCCAAGCTCGCTGACAGCGAGCCCGCCCTCGCCGCGCTCGCAGCCGCGTCCGTCACCGGCACGCTGCCCGCAGGTCCCGCCCTTCGCCGTCGAGACCCCATCCAGCTCCGCTGCGAGGCGGAGCTCCACACCAAGGCCCTGTGCGCCACGGAGGGTGGCTTCTCGCTCCACGCCGCAACGACGGCGAGGGCCGGCGATGCCGCGGGACGAGAGGCACTGTGCGCCCCTTCGGGCATCACGAAGCGCGTCAAGTACATCCTGCGCCCGCCGATCGCGAACGAACGCGTCCAGCTCCTTGGCGACGACCTCGTGCGCCTCGTCCTCAAGAGGCCGTTCAGCGACGGGACCTTCGCGCTCGACCTCGACCCGCTCGCCCTCCTGGTGCGGCTCGCGACCACGGTGCCACCTCCCGGCTTCCACACCGTCAGGTACGCCGGCGTGCTCGCCGCCGCCAGCAAGTGGGAGAGCCCGAGTCGTTCCCCCTCCGCCGTCGCCGGCACCCTCGGCGCATGCAGAAGGCGACCCGAGTTGCACGACGAGCTGCGCGACCTGCAGCCCGAAGGCGAAGGACAAGCCGGCCACCCATCGTTCGGGATATCGCCCCTGGCGGAGCTGCTCATGCGCGCGTTCAAGATCGACGTCGAGCGCTGCGACAACTGCGGTGGGCGAATGAAGCTCCGTCACCTCGTCATGGCCACGGCCAGCATCGAGAGATACCTCGCGTGGCTCGGCGAGCCGTCCGATCCGCCACGCCTCGCACCCGCACGCGGTCCACCCTACTTCAAGCACCCCGCCATCCGCCGGCGGCTGGCCCGACCCTGGCGAGCCTGCTCAGGCGGAGCTGTTCGACGCGCACTGACGCGCGCTCGAGGACGCAGACCTCCGTCCACTGCCCCGACTCGAGGACCTGCCCCCGAGCTCAGGTTCGAGCGAAGCACCCAACGGCCCCTTGGGCCCTCGACCACGCCGGCCGGAGCCTTTCTCGCAACGACCTCGCCCTCTCTGGCCCCTCGCTGCCTCCGCGCGCCCTCCATCGAGGGTGCTTCAGAACTCGCGCACCGGCGTGCTAAAAAGCAATGCTTTTTCGTGCTGCCGACAAAACGTGCGTTCGCGTCGACGGCTACTCACACTCGCGAACGACGACCTTGA